One Spirochaetota bacterium genomic window carries:
- a CDS encoding glycoside hydrolase family 3 protein, protein MKRKFLSALMIILLPGFFVCGGGGGGGGGSSEEQPTLGIHTSATGKQTISVDGLQFKDLNGSGSLDDYEDWRLSAAERAADLVTRMSTAEKIGLMLHVTTTDIPSSSSASVSTALQTLINSGNVRFGLTGAHTSALTPRANWANNVQELCEASSLGIPFILSMEPCHSSGNGRTLAKGYSQWPQELGLASAGSTTVVENFGKYANQEYRAIGVRMALSPSADLLTDPRWFNGQFTFGEDSQTVAGMIEAYIKGFQGTSIGTTSVACIVKYFPGAGPSADGWDGRLAKGQYLTYPGDNIDAHLAVFERAFEAGVAGVMPAYGIPETGSWSGLGGLLNGSTIEQAGAAFNNALITGVLRDHYDFTGLVLSAWGVIGDAGVSPFGAPWGVEALDKAHRAAKAVNAGVEQFGGLDDSTPISSALSAGLITGAQIDAAAEKALLLMFTLGIFENPYVDASKAPSLCNTDNAYQAGLDALNRSMVLILNANKPSGWLNGTGDGTQTGDPGNAGNGSGRVLPAPPGQVYVTPGCNFYVAGSFSIDYVNSVSAGYGTLTNFASSVESPVESGIVYDTLDAASKMAYSDYVFIRLGSPFSADADSGSFNYSEESLEYASNDNAAVLDDVRAASNAIDTYGTQCQIIVGIDAGRLPVVSEIMAIPHVSGIYVSWGVTDKVFLDVAFGIVKGEGTLPAGLPRADSVVQDQSQQKEDLPDDGQHATFVRGWGYTTAPFSN, encoded by the coding sequence ATGAAAAGGAAATTTTTATCGGCGCTCATGATTATACTTCTGCCCGGCTTCTTTGTCTGCGGAGGCGGAGGAGGCGGGGGCGGCGGCTCCTCGGAGGAACAACCCACGCTTGGTATTCATACGAGCGCCACGGGTAAGCAGACAATCTCCGTGGACGGATTGCAGTTCAAGGATCTGAACGGGAGCGGCTCGTTGGATGATTACGAGGACTGGAGGCTTTCCGCCGCCGAGCGGGCGGCGGACCTTGTTACCCGGATGAGCACGGCGGAAAAGATTGGCCTTATGCTGCACGTGACCACTACCGACATCCCCAGCTCATCGAGCGCGAGCGTATCCACTGCCCTGCAGACGCTCATTAATAGCGGGAACGTCCGCTTTGGCCTCACGGGCGCTCATACATCGGCGCTCACGCCACGAGCAAACTGGGCCAACAACGTGCAGGAGCTCTGCGAGGCGAGCAGCCTGGGCATCCCCTTTATCCTGAGCATGGAGCCCTGCCATTCCTCGGGCAACGGCAGGACCCTGGCGAAGGGCTATTCGCAATGGCCGCAGGAATTGGGTCTGGCAAGCGCGGGGTCAACGACGGTGGTGGAGAATTTCGGCAAATACGCGAACCAGGAATACCGCGCCATCGGTGTGAGGATGGCGCTCTCGCCCTCGGCCGATCTGCTTACCGATCCGCGTTGGTTTAACGGACAGTTCACCTTCGGCGAGGACTCCCAAACGGTCGCCGGCATGATCGAGGCGTACATAAAAGGTTTTCAGGGGACAAGTATCGGCACAACGAGCGTTGCCTGTATCGTGAAGTATTTCCCCGGGGCCGGGCCCTCTGCGGACGGCTGGGACGGCCGCCTTGCCAAGGGGCAGTATCTGACCTATCCGGGAGACAATATCGATGCGCATCTCGCGGTGTTTGAGAGGGCCTTTGAGGCCGGGGTCGCCGGAGTGATGCCTGCCTACGGCATTCCCGAAACCGGAAGCTGGAGCGGCCTTGGCGGTCTCCTGAACGGATCCACCATTGAACAGGCGGGTGCGGCCTTCAACAACGCCCTTATTACCGGCGTGCTGCGGGACCATTACGACTTCACCGGGCTGGTGCTCTCGGCATGGGGGGTTATCGGGGACGCGGGGGTGAGCCCCTTTGGAGCGCCCTGGGGCGTAGAGGCGCTGGACAAGGCGCATCGAGCCGCCAAGGCAGTGAACGCCGGGGTCGAACAGTTCGGGGGACTTGACGACAGCACCCCCATCTCCAGTGCCCTGAGCGCGGGGCTAATTACCGGGGCGCAGATAGACGCGGCCGCCGAAAAGGCCCTTCTCCTCATGTTCACGCTCGGCATATTCGAGAACCCCTATGTGGACGCGTCCAAGGCGCCGTCGCTCTGTAATACCGACAATGCGTACCAGGCGGGCCTGGACGCCCTGAACCGGAGCATGGTGCTCATCCTCAATGCCAATAAGCCATCCGGCTGGCTGAACGGCACCGGCGACGGAACGCAGACCGGGGATCCCGGGAACGCCGGCAACGGGAGCGGCAGGGTGCTTCCCGCGCCTCCGGGACAGGTCTACGTGACCCCGGGATGCAACTTCTACGTGGCGGGCAGTTTCAGCATCGACTACGTGAATAGCGTATCGGCCGGATACGGCACGCTGACGAATTTCGCCTCCTCCGTCGAAAGCCCCGTGGAATCCGGTATCGTGTACGACACGCTGGACGCGGCATCCAAGATGGCGTATTCGGACTACGTGTTCATACGCCTGGGTTCCCCCTTCTCGGCGGACGCCGACAGCGGAAGTTTCAACTACTCCGAGGAATCGCTTGAGTACGCGTCGAACGACAATGCCGCCGTTCTCGATGACGTACGGGCCGCCAGCAACGCTATTGATACCTACGGCACGCAATGCCAGATCATCGTGGGGATCGATGCGGGAAGGCTTCCCGTGGTAAGCGAGATTATGGCCATCCCCCACGTGAGCGGAATATACGTATCCTGGGGGGTCACCGACAAGGTATTCCTGGACGTCGCCTTCGGGATTGTAAAAGGCGAAGGGACGCTCCCCGCGGGATTACCGCGTGCGGATAGTGTCGTTCAGGATCAGTCGCAGCAGAAGGAAGACCTCCCGGATGACGGGCAACACGCGACGTTCGTCAGGGGATGGGGGTATACGACGGCGCCGTTTTCAAATTAA
- a CDS encoding sugar MFS transporter → MSHSKKIPDAGAVGAATTRHTKELVILTSLFFIWGFLTCLNDILIPHLKAVFALSYAQSMLIQFSFFGAYFIVSAPSGALVQKVGYKTGIIIGLVIAGTGCLLFYPSAGLRSYALFLAALFILASGITLLQVSANPYVTVLGSQETSSSRLTLTQAFNSLGTTVAPFFGSLIILSVVLLGPEETVKLSAAELEAYRIAESSVVQMPYLGLAITLFIIAVMFYFFKLPSISEINVGECAVTERQVSKKSVWEYRHLVLGALAIFVYVGAEVAIGSFMVNFISDGSIGGLSKMKAGTFVAYYWGGAMIGRFVGSAVMQKINPDRVLGFNAAGAALLVLVTIVTSGKIAMWSILLVGVFNSIMFPSIFSLSVRGLGEHTCQGSGILCMAIVGGAILPILQGVLADHIGIHYSFALPLLCYIYILIYALKGSAVRELSTEGAGI, encoded by the coding sequence ATGTCGCACAGCAAGAAAATCCCGGACGCGGGCGCCGTCGGCGCCGCCACTACGCGACACACGAAAGAGCTCGTAATACTCACTTCGCTCTTTTTTATATGGGGCTTCCTTACCTGTCTGAATGATATATTGATTCCCCATTTAAAGGCGGTCTTCGCGCTCAGCTATGCCCAGTCGATGCTGATTCAGTTCAGTTTTTTCGGGGCCTATTTTATCGTTTCCGCCCCCTCTGGTGCCCTGGTACAGAAGGTAGGGTATAAAACCGGCATAATAATCGGGCTGGTAATAGCCGGCACAGGCTGCCTGCTGTTCTATCCCTCGGCGGGGCTGCGCTCATACGCGCTCTTCCTTGCGGCCCTGTTCATTCTCGCTTCCGGAATTACGCTTTTGCAAGTGTCCGCAAATCCGTATGTCACGGTGCTCGGAAGTCAGGAGACGTCATCCAGCCGTCTCACGCTGACGCAGGCGTTCAATTCGCTTGGAACCACCGTGGCCCCTTTCTTCGGTTCATTGATAATATTGTCGGTCGTCTTGCTGGGACCGGAAGAAACCGTGAAGCTCTCTGCGGCGGAATTAGAGGCGTACCGTATCGCGGAATCGTCCGTGGTGCAAATGCCGTATCTGGGCCTCGCGATCACGCTTTTCATTATTGCCGTTATGTTCTATTTCTTTAAACTGCCTTCGATCTCGGAGATAAACGTTGGCGAGTGCGCGGTGACCGAGCGACAGGTTTCGAAGAAGAGCGTATGGGAATACCGGCACCTCGTTCTCGGGGCCCTGGCCATATTCGTATACGTAGGCGCGGAGGTTGCTATTGGCAGCTTTATGGTGAACTTCATAAGCGATGGTTCCATAGGGGGATTATCGAAGATGAAGGCCGGCACGTTTGTGGCATATTATTGGGGAGGTGCGATGATCGGGAGGTTTGTGGGGTCTGCGGTTATGCAGAAAATAAATCCCGACCGGGTCCTGGGTTTCAACGCCGCTGGGGCGGCCCTTCTGGTCCTTGTCACTATCGTTACATCGGGTAAAATCGCGATGTGGTCGATATTACTCGTCGGCGTGTTCAACTCCATCATGTTCCCCTCGATCTTTAGCCTCTCGGTACGCGGCTTGGGCGAGCATACGTGCCAGGGCTCGGGCATTCTGTGCATGGCCATCGTAGGGGGCGCGATCCTACCGATTTTGCAGGGAGTGCTCGCCGATCATATCGGGATCCACTATTCCTTCGCGCTGCCGTTGTTGTGCTACATCTATATCCTGATCTACGCGCTCAAAGGTTCTGCCGTGCGGGAGCTGAGCACGGAAGGAGCTGGAATATGA
- a CDS encoding glucokinase, whose amino-acid sequence MTMRWLSSDLDQDSILLAGDVGGTNTNLALVGEKRGRYTLIAKMQRPSAEVTDILEPVFHLLYSVAERYPHLKPQACCISAAGPVEHNRCRMTNCRWDVDGNRVQSETGIETVVINDFLAISHAVPHLDVEDAEKIVKVPHPDGSLPPESGGVKLVIGPGTGLGVGFLVPVNGSYIPFPSEGGHSDFAPYDSHTRDLCEFVRGSMPVKSGVEPFVSGQGIVNIYRFLRQRGPVETDDILRMVDAAPDTQKPALIERYRMENEICRETVTLFLGMLGNFTGSLCAVFLPMGGVYIAGGMVARNGNLILENEVFMKHFSRNYRASIEGILNKIPVYLIRDYSISLYGAAGAAVRLIRDKQFQGIGSV is encoded by the coding sequence ATGACCATGCGGTGGCTGAGCAGTGATTTAGACCAGGATTCCATTCTGCTGGCGGGGGACGTAGGGGGGACGAACACCAACCTCGCGCTTGTTGGCGAAAAGAGGGGCAGGTATACGCTCATCGCAAAGATGCAGCGACCTTCGGCCGAGGTGACCGATATTTTGGAGCCTGTGTTCCACCTGCTCTATTCCGTAGCGGAGCGATATCCCCACCTAAAGCCCCAGGCGTGCTGCATAAGCGCGGCGGGACCGGTCGAGCACAATCGCTGCCGTATGACGAACTGCCGTTGGGACGTGGACGGGAACCGCGTGCAATCGGAAACGGGGATCGAGACCGTGGTAATAAACGATTTCCTCGCGATCAGCCATGCCGTGCCCCATCTTGATGTGGAGGACGCCGAGAAGATCGTGAAGGTTCCGCATCCTGACGGATCCCTGCCGCCGGAAAGCGGGGGTGTAAAGCTCGTCATTGGACCCGGCACAGGACTTGGCGTGGGCTTTCTGGTTCCCGTGAACGGCTCATATATTCCTTTCCCGTCCGAGGGAGGGCATTCCGATTTTGCACCGTATGATTCCCATACACGGGATCTTTGCGAATTCGTGCGCGGGAGCATGCCGGTGAAGTCTGGCGTGGAGCCCTTCGTATCGGGTCAAGGCATTGTGAATATCTACCGCTTTTTGCGCCAGCGCGGACCCGTTGAAACGGACGACATACTTCGCATGGTGGACGCCGCGCCCGATACTCAGAAGCCTGCACTCATTGAGCGCTATCGTATGGAAAATGAAATCTGTCGAGAAACCGTCACGCTCTTTCTTGGCATGCTGGGCAATTTCACCGGGAGCCTTTGCGCGGTGTTCCTTCCCATGGGCGGGGTCTACATCGCCGGCGGTATGGTTGCGCGTAACGGGAACCTGATACTTGAGAACGAGGTTTTTATGAAGCACTTCAGCAGGAATTATCGCGCCTCGATTGAGGGCATTCTCAACAAAATTCCCGTTTACCTTATCAGGGACTATTCGATATCGCTGTACGGGGCCGCCGGTGCGGCTGTCCGGCTTATCCGAGATAAACAGTTCCAGGGAATAGGTTCCGTATAA
- the ubiG gene encoding 3-demethylubiquinone-9 3-O-methyltransferase, with the protein MKSDKVNNDFYDSYGDRWYTAHDDPVALLRAEGRIKNAWITETIRGKFGEEKITVLDVACGGGFLANRLAAEGHTVTGVDISHSSLAAAAARDATRSVRYLQADGYRLPFADGSFRVVCMMDFLEHVEDRQAVIREASRVLVPGGLFFFHTINRNVFAWFLIIKCVEWFVRNTPHHMHVLRLFTKPREIREMCRRSGLDVVEIRGIRPRLNADLIRIPLTGVVGEGFGFTFTPLTLFSFIGYARKRP; encoded by the coding sequence ATGAAGAGCGATAAGGTCAACAACGATTTTTACGATAGCTACGGTGACCGGTGGTACACGGCCCATGACGACCCCGTGGCGCTGCTGCGCGCCGAGGGCAGGATCAAGAACGCCTGGATCACGGAGACGATCCGCGGAAAGTTCGGCGAGGAAAAGATCACCGTGCTCGACGTCGCCTGCGGCGGCGGCTTTCTCGCCAACAGGCTTGCCGCCGAGGGGCATACGGTGACGGGGGTCGATATTTCCCACAGCAGCCTGGCCGCCGCCGCGGCGCGCGACGCGACGCGCAGCGTTCGGTACCTCCAAGCCGACGGGTACCGTCTCCCCTTCGCGGACGGGAGCTTCCGGGTCGTGTGCATGATGGATTTCCTGGAGCATGTGGAGGACCGGCAGGCGGTGATCCGCGAGGCGTCGCGGGTGCTCGTGCCCGGCGGACTTTTTTTCTTCCACACGATAAACCGGAACGTGTTCGCGTGGTTCCTCATCATCAAGTGCGTCGAGTGGTTCGTCAGGAACACGCCACACCACATGCACGTGCTGCGACTGTTCACGAAGCCCCGGGAGATCAGGGAGATGTGCCGCCGCAGCGGCCTGGATGTTGTGGAAATCAGGGGCATACGTCCCCGGTTGAATGCAGACCTTATAAGAATTCCCTTAACCGGAGTAGTTGGAGAAGGCTTCGGGTTTACCTTCACCCCACTCACGCTTTTCTCGTTTATCGGGTACGCGCGGAAGCGTCCCTGA
- a CDS encoding aminoglycoside phosphotransferase, with product MNDPRPAYMPDPDTASFIRDRWGAISSVDKLMGDASAREYFRVRAEKGTSILCRDAALRGKPLEDYHYAAVHRLFTKQGIPMADVYRMDNATGVLLLEDLGDLLLEEARGTMSVAEEESVYRRIIDILVRIQSVPDDGSIPFGYRFDSARLMFEFDYFLEHMLNGYLGAPLSGTDVDALRADFTRIASILDRGDLFVLNHRDYQSRNIMLAGDAPYVIDFQDARPGLPQYDLVSLLRDPYAVLDPGLAGHLTSYYFETAREKGIHRMGRDEFDRFFDIMAFQRVVKALGTYGFQSSKGGKKYFAEYIPPATGYVRALAARRDELKRAGVLIDNAFGGAR from the coding sequence ATGAACGACCCTCGACCCGCATACATGCCCGATCCCGATACCGCCTCGTTTATCCGCGACCGCTGGGGGGCGATCTCGTCCGTCGACAAGCTCATGGGCGACGCCTCGGCGCGCGAGTACTTCAGGGTGCGTGCGGAAAAGGGGACCAGCATCCTCTGCCGCGACGCGGCGCTCCGTGGGAAACCACTCGAGGATTACCACTACGCCGCGGTGCATCGCCTCTTCACCAAACAGGGGATCCCCATGGCCGATGTCTATCGCATGGATAACGCCACGGGCGTCCTGCTTCTCGAAGACCTGGGCGACCTCCTGCTCGAAGAGGCGCGCGGGACCATGAGCGTCGCGGAAGAGGAATCGGTGTATCGGCGCATAATCGACATCCTGGTGCGCATCCAGTCCGTCCCGGACGACGGCTCTATTCCCTTCGGATATCGCTTCGATTCCGCGCGCCTCATGTTCGAATTCGATTACTTCCTGGAGCACATGCTGAACGGCTACCTGGGCGCGCCGCTGTCCGGGACCGATGTCGATGCGCTGCGCGCCGATTTCACCCGCATCGCGTCGATACTCGACCGCGGGGACCTGTTCGTGTTGAACCACCGCGACTACCAGAGCAGGAACATCATGCTCGCGGGCGACGCGCCGTACGTCATCGACTTCCAGGACGCGCGCCCCGGACTCCCGCAGTACGACCTGGTGTCGCTCCTGCGCGATCCCTACGCGGTGCTCGATCCCGGCCTTGCAGGGCATCTGACATCCTATTACTTCGAGACCGCGCGGGAAAAGGGAATCCACCGGATGGGACGGGACGAGTTCGACCGCTTCTTCGACATCATGGCCTTCCAGCGCGTCGTGAAGGCGCTGGGTACCTACGGCTTCCAGTCGTCGAAGGGAGGGAAAAAATATTTCGCGGAGTACATCCCGCCCGCGACCGGATACGTGCGCGCCCTGGCGGCGCGAAGGGACGAGCTGAAGCGCGCGGGCGTGCTCATCGATAACGCGTTCGGGGGCGCGCGGTGA
- a CDS encoding NDP-sugar synthase has product MKAFILAAGYGERLRPVTDEIPKPLVPVVNVPAICYALMLCAEAGIREVVVNLHYRPDEIRKYFDENARFGMEVHFSYEETILGTGGGVKKCADILAGGDFVLLNGDVITDVQLADIIARHRTLGAEGTVMLADGSEQGVPGDAGTDGTRVVDFRNFLETGERGPLVNTGLAVLSPRVLEFCTAGFSSIVYTAYVALIRRRTLHYYEHTGLWRDIGSVSSYLSAGMALMGGKSGLEARMYRALGITMHDVSGDTRIGPGADIRDSVIGSGAEIGAGALVERSVVLPGGRVPAGDRVSGAVVTRDRVLAAGVDIK; this is encoded by the coding sequence GTGAAGGCCTTCATACTCGCAGCGGGATACGGCGAGCGCCTGCGCCCGGTCACGGATGAAATCCCGAAGCCCCTGGTCCCCGTGGTGAACGTTCCCGCGATCTGTTATGCCCTCATGCTCTGCGCGGAGGCGGGAATACGCGAGGTCGTGGTCAACCTTCACTATCGCCCCGATGAAATCAGGAAATATTTTGACGAGAATGCCCGCTTCGGGATGGAGGTGCATTTCTCATACGAGGAGACGATCCTGGGTACCGGGGGCGGCGTGAAAAAATGCGCGGACATCCTCGCCGGCGGCGATTTCGTCCTCCTGAACGGCGACGTCATTACCGATGTGCAGCTCGCGGATATTATCGCGCGGCACCGGACGCTGGGCGCCGAGGGCACGGTGATGCTCGCGGACGGATCGGAACAGGGCGTCCCCGGGGACGCCGGGACGGACGGAACCCGCGTCGTCGATTTCAGGAATTTCCTTGAAACCGGGGAAAGGGGCCCACTCGTGAACACGGGACTCGCGGTGCTTTCCCCCCGCGTTCTCGAATTCTGCACCGCCGGATTTTCAAGCATCGTCTACACCGCCTACGTCGCCCTCATCCGTCGGCGGACGCTGCATTATTACGAGCACACGGGGCTCTGGCGCGATATCGGGTCCGTAAGCTCGTACCTGTCCGCCGGCATGGCGCTCATGGGCGGAAAAAGCGGCCTGGAGGCGCGCATGTACCGGGCGCTCGGCATTACAATGCACGACGTTTCCGGTGACACGCGTATCGGGCCGGGGGCCGATATACGGGACTCCGTGATAGGAAGCGGCGCGGAAATCGGGGCAGGGGCCCTTGTCGAGCGCTCGGTGGTGCTCCCGGGGGGCAGGGTACCGGCAGGCGACCGGGTGAGCGGTGCCGTGGTTACGCGAGACCGGGTACTTGCCGCGGGAGTGGACATTAAGTAG
- a CDS encoding twin-arginine translocase TatA/TatE family subunit, translated as MNLGIPELMIIFFIILLVFGAGKIPKIAKDIGSGIREFKKSMNGEDDHKDTPTQTGGKTGA; from the coding sequence ATGAATCTAGGCATACCGGAGCTGATGATCATTTTCTTCATTATACTTCTCGTCTTTGGCGCGGGCAAGATACCGAAAATCGCCAAGGACATCGGAAGCGGCATCAGGGAATTCAAGAAATCCATGAACGGGGAAGATGACCACAAAGACACTCCCACCCAGACCGGCGGCAAGACCGGGGCTTGA
- a CDS encoding DUF1343 domain-containing protein, with protein sequence MTTKTLPPRPAARPGLDVLLGETHPLAGLRVALIANQTSITSGLRYGWDALADAGVNLVRVFSPEHGIYGTEQDQAAVTREPSFPCEVVSLYGSSRDSLAPAGALLDDIDAVVFDIQDIGTRYYTFANTMAMCMGAASGRDIRFVVLDRPNPIGGACAEGPPLEEGFESFVGVFRVPVRHGLTAGELAFLYKNRNGLDLDLRIVRMEGWRRDMSFTSCGLPWVPPSPNMPTEDTALVYPGMCLLEGTNLSEGRGTTTPFEMFGAPWIDPYLFCREINALGVPGAHFRPLFFKPTFNKFAGSVCGGAFLHVTKPAEFRSFLAGVAVVHTALRLYPGEFAFARGVYEFNDIHPAFDLLAGGAGIRTMLHAALPLEEVAASWHETEERYVREKGEFHLYR encoded by the coding sequence ATGACCACAAAGACACTCCCACCCAGACCGGCGGCAAGACCGGGGCTTGATGTCCTGCTGGGCGAAACGCATCCCCTCGCGGGGCTTCGCGTCGCCCTCATCGCCAACCAGACCTCGATAACCTCCGGCCTTCGGTACGGGTGGGATGCGCTCGCGGACGCGGGCGTGAACCTCGTACGTGTCTTCTCCCCCGAACACGGCATCTACGGCACCGAACAGGACCAGGCGGCCGTTACGCGCGAGCCTTCGTTTCCCTGCGAGGTGGTGAGCCTGTACGGCTCCTCGCGCGACTCCCTTGCGCCGGCGGGCGCCCTGCTGGACGACATCGACGCCGTAGTGTTCGACATACAGGACATCGGCACACGCTATTATACCTTCGCGAATACCATGGCCATGTGCATGGGCGCGGCCTCCGGCCGGGACATACGCTTCGTCGTGCTCGACCGGCCCAACCCCATAGGGGGCGCGTGCGCGGAGGGACCGCCGCTCGAAGAGGGATTCGAGTCGTTCGTGGGGGTATTCCGGGTGCCCGTACGCCACGGGCTCACCGCCGGCGAGCTCGCATTTCTGTACAAGAACCGGAACGGCCTGGACCTGGACCTGCGCATCGTACGGATGGAGGGATGGCGCCGCGACATGTCCTTCACATCATGCGGGCTCCCTTGGGTCCCACCCTCCCCGAACATGCCGACGGAAGATACCGCGCTCGTCTATCCGGGCATGTGCCTGCTCGAGGGCACGAACCTCTCCGAGGGCAGGGGAACCACCACGCCCTTCGAGATGTTCGGGGCGCCGTGGATCGACCCGTATCTCTTCTGCCGGGAGATCAACGCCCTGGGGGTTCCCGGGGCGCATTTCCGCCCCTTGTTTTTCAAACCTACGTTCAACAAGTTCGCGGGATCCGTGTGCGGGGGCGCCTTTCTCCACGTGACGAAACCCGCGGAGTTCCGGTCATTCCTGGCGGGGGTGGCCGTCGTCCATACCGCGCTTCGCCTGTACCCGGGAGAGTTCGCATTCGCCCGCGGGGTGTACGAATTCAACGACATCCACCCCGCGTTCGACCTGCTCGCGGGGGGAGCAGGAATCCGTACGATGCTCCATGCCGCCCTTCCCTTGGAAGAGGTTGCGGCTTCGTGGCACGAAACCGAGGAACGCTATGTCCGCGAAAAGGGCGAATTTCATCTTTATCGTTGA
- a CDS encoding serine acetyltransferase translates to MGDDSRMNGRYEESLARVVEELCHPSSYETVFQRASHEVPMPSVETLGEVVELLREVIFPGYYGHSELTAGTMPYYIGSTIDKVFTLLKEQINRGLCFSCDDPESVDCAVCEVRAHDITLGLLDALPGIRRMLTTDVESSFEGDPAAKSYGETIYCYPSVRAVTNFRIAHELYRLGAPLIPRIITEMAHSETGIDIHPGASIGGRFFIDHGTGTVVGETCVIGANVRIYQGVTLGARSFPLDELGRPMKGIPRHPIVEDNVIIYSGATILGRVTIGRGSEIGGNVWLTHDVPPRSRIYQGRAEEHYFMEGEGI, encoded by the coding sequence ATGGGCGATGACTCCAGAATGAACGGGCGCTATGAGGAAAGCTTGGCACGGGTGGTCGAGGAGCTTTGCCACCCGTCTTCGTACGAAACCGTGTTCCAGAGGGCGAGCCACGAGGTGCCCATGCCCTCGGTCGAGACGCTGGGCGAGGTCGTGGAGCTTTTACGCGAGGTGATATTTCCCGGTTACTACGGCCACTCGGAGCTCACCGCGGGGACCATGCCTTACTATATCGGCTCCACAATCGACAAGGTGTTCACCCTCCTTAAGGAACAGATAAACCGCGGCCTGTGCTTCTCCTGCGACGATCCCGAATCGGTCGATTGTGCGGTCTGCGAGGTGCGCGCGCACGACATCACCCTGGGCCTGCTCGATGCGCTGCCCGGGATCCGGCGCATGCTCACGACCGACGTGGAGTCCTCGTTCGAGGGCGATCCCGCGGCCAAAAGCTACGGCGAAACCATCTACTGCTACCCGAGCGTACGCGCGGTCACCAACTTCCGCATCGCGCACGAGCTGTACCGCTTGGGCGCACCGCTCATCCCGCGCATCATCACGGAAATGGCGCATTCGGAAACGGGGATCGACATCCACCCCGGCGCGAGCATCGGCGGCCGGTTTTTCATCGATCACGGCACGGGAACGGTCGTGGGGGAAACCTGCGTCATAGGTGCGAACGTGAGGATATACCAGGGGGTCACCCTGGGCGCCCGGAGCTTTCCGCTGGACGAACTGGGCAGGCCCATGAAGGGCATACCGCGCCACCCCATCGTGGAGGATAACGTGATAATCTATTCCGGCGCCACGATTCTCGGGAGGGTGACCATAGGCCGCGGTTCCGAGATCGGAGGAAACGTGTGGCTCACGCACGACGTACCGCCGCGCAGCCGCATCTACCAGGGACGCGCCGAGGAGCATTATTTCATGGAAGGGGAAGGGATCTAA